Proteins encoded in a region of the Desulfovibrio sp. JC010 genome:
- a CDS encoding metal ABC transporter permease → MEYIYDLIRLPIMEWAKAGLLPEFLQYAFVVNALICALMAGPLLGGIGTMVVAKRLAFFSQAVGQAALTGVAIGVLLGEPVTAPYASLFGFCIIFALAMNYTRNRTRMTQDTVIGVFLSISLAVGACVLLYVTGKVNMHVLDNILFGSILTVNDTDMNVLLIIAALCIGIGFPLYNRMLLASFNPSLAMVRGINAKLYDYIFVLMITVITVACLKIVGAVLVEALLIIPAAAARNVSRSIKGFFFYSVLFATVSCILGIIIPMQFEIPVPSGGAIILVASFIFAGTAALRSVSGSFKQAGA, encoded by the coding sequence ATGGAATACATATACGATTTGATCCGTCTTCCTATTATGGAATGGGCCAAAGCAGGTCTGCTTCCCGAATTCTTGCAATACGCTTTTGTTGTTAATGCTTTGATCTGCGCTTTAATGGCCGGGCCGCTTCTGGGCGGCATCGGGACCATGGTTGTGGCTAAGCGACTGGCTTTTTTTTCGCAGGCAGTGGGGCAGGCCGCTTTGACCGGGGTGGCCATCGGTGTTCTGCTGGGTGAGCCTGTTACCGCACCCTATGCATCGCTTTTCGGGTTCTGCATAATTTTCGCGCTGGCAATGAACTATACCCGCAACCGGACCCGCATGACACAGGATACGGTCATCGGGGTTTTTCTTTCCATCTCCCTTGCGGTGGGGGCCTGCGTGCTGCTTTATGTGACCGGTAAAGTGAATATGCATGTGCTGGACAACATCCTTTTCGGTTCGATTCTGACGGTCAATGATACCGATATGAACGTGCTGTTGATTATCGCCGCCCTGTGTATCGGCATCGGGTTTCCGCTCTACAACCGCATGCTGCTGGCCAGTTTCAATCCTTCGCTGGCCATGGTCCGGGGAATCAACGCCAAGCTCTACGACTATATTTTCGTGCTCATGATCACTGTTATTACCGTGGCTTGTTTGAAAATTGTCGGCGCGGTGCTGGTGGAAGCTTTGCTGATTATTCCGGCTGCGGCGGCGCGTAACGTGAGCCGTTCCATCAAAGGATTCTTTTTTTACAGTGTTCTTTTCGCCACCGTGAGCTGCATTCTGGGGATTATTATTCCCATGCAGTTTGAGATTCCGGTTCCATCCGGCGGTGCGATCATCCTTGTGGCTTCGTTCATTTTTGCCGGAACTGCGGCTCTGCGTTCTGTTTCCGGTTCATTCAAACAGGCTGGTGCGTAA
- a CDS encoding metal ABC transporter solute-binding protein, Zn/Mn family: MLRKIIFTLLFVCLLPAAVFANAKPRIGVTLHPYYSFTKAVVGDSAEVIPLIGEGFNPHNYRPQPEDIKKCMTLDALVVNGIGHDEFAFEIVEAADMKGKLPLIMANKDVSLIPVSGTLDGRKIVNPHTFVSITASVRQVYTIAKELGKLYPENAALYRKNARNYARKLRKLKAGYMKRIAGLPTMEFRCATIHGGYDYLFQDFGLQVTAVIEPGHGLKPTASQLAKTIDEIKRLGVDVIFTEMAFPDKYVDTIHKETGIRIRHLSHLTNGQYTEEGFEQGIEANLKALTDALVDAQKLKEGK; the protein is encoded by the coding sequence ATGCTTAGAAAAATAATTTTTACACTGCTTTTTGTTTGTCTGCTCCCGGCTGCCGTATTTGCAAACGCCAAACCGCGTATCGGGGTGACCCTGCATCCCTATTACAGCTTTACCAAGGCCGTTGTGGGTGACAGTGCCGAAGTTATTCCACTCATCGGAGAAGGGTTCAACCCCCACAACTACCGCCCCCAGCCCGAAGACATTAAAAAATGCATGACCCTTGACGCTCTGGTGGTCAACGGCATCGGCCATGATGAGTTCGCTTTTGAAATTGTTGAAGCTGCGGACATGAAGGGCAAATTGCCTTTGATCATGGCCAACAAGGATGTCTCGCTTATCCCGGTCAGCGGCACCCTGGACGGGCGCAAGATCGTCAACCCGCATACTTTTGTTTCAATCACTGCTTCCGTGCGGCAGGTCTACACCATCGCCAAGGAACTCGGTAAGCTTTATCCCGAAAATGCGGCACTTTACCGCAAGAACGCCCGCAACTACGCCCGCAAGCTGCGCAAACTCAAGGCCGGTTACATGAAGCGCATTGCCGGTTTGCCGACTATGGAATTCCGCTGCGCCACCATCCACGGCGGCTACGATTACCTGTTTCAGGATTTCGGCTTGCAGGTCACGGCGGTCATCGAACCGGGCCACGGCTTGAAGCCCACCGCCAGCCAGCTCGCCAAAACCATTGACGAGATCAAACGGCTGGGCGTGGACGTTATCTTTACTGAGATGGCTTTCCCGGACAAATATGTGGACACCATCCATAAGGAAACCGGAATCCGTATCCGCCATCTTTCCCACCTGACCAACGGCCAATACACAGAAGAAGGGTTTGAGCAGGGCATTGAGGCCAACCTGAAAGCCTTGACCGATGCCCTTGTAGATGCCCAGAAGTTGAAGGAAGGCAAGTAA
- a CDS encoding magnetosome protein MamC produces MAVDSRVLLPAAVSASGTVGAVVGATVAAAKDIKRISDGEMTKSEAAADIGKEAVGTGLSTAAGVAVTGILGLTGLLGVVSIVGVAAGTKHLWDKKFAFKPEPNAEEVSA; encoded by the coding sequence ATGGCTGTAGATTCCAGAGTATTACTCCCTGCCGCAGTAAGCGCGTCAGGTACTGTGGGTGCTGTTGTCGGTGCTACTGTCGCAGCAGCCAAAGATATTAAACGTATTAGCGATGGCGAAATGACCAAAAGCGAAGCCGCAGCCGACATCGGCAAAGAAGCGGTTGGAACCGGCCTTTCCACAGCCGCCGGAGTCGCCGTGACCGGTATTCTCGGCCTGACCGGGCTGCTGGGCGTGGTCAGCATCGTGGGCGTGGCCGCCGGGACCAAACACCTTTGGGACAAGAAATTCGCTTTCAAGCCCGAACCCAACGCTGAAGAAGTTTCAGCTTAA
- a CDS encoding metal ABC transporter solute-binding protein, Zn/Mn family, with protein MKKSVFIFLLAVVLFGAGSVAQAEERPTVLTSLDITQVLCEVLCADTYINVENVVPGVYSMAGHKAYFKKHQKKFFAKAARADAVVAVTSVWAADPLYLWARRGNIRIVDIDAGKPLDGYGAGVPLTEINGTYVPYVWRSPANLTRMASIVTDDLGRMYPDQAEKINGNLKKLQAALFKLRAEYEDKFLDLESNEFGALTAGYVYLADEFGLNVHFHFLKQEDYWTEGDAQNLGALIKQDEVKTVICPWEPGELAAKVIADSGARAVVLNKFVYSKGAAPLEQLLKWYKSNLSALVGKS; from the coding sequence ATGAAGAAATCAGTGTTTATCTTTTTGTTGGCGGTGGTTTTGTTCGGGGCAGGTTCTGTCGCTCAGGCAGAAGAAAGGCCAACTGTGCTGACCTCACTCGATATTACGCAGGTGCTTTGCGAAGTGCTTTGTGCGGATACATATATTAATGTAGAGAACGTGGTGCCGGGAGTTTATTCCATGGCCGGACACAAGGCCTATTTCAAAAAACACCAAAAGAAATTTTTTGCCAAGGCAGCTAGAGCCGATGCTGTAGTTGCTGTCACTTCAGTCTGGGCTGCCGACCCCCTTTACCTGTGGGCCAGAAGGGGCAATATCCGTATTGTGGACATTGATGCCGGGAAGCCTCTTGACGGCTACGGTGCCGGGGTGCCGCTCACGGAAATTAACGGAACCTATGTTCCTTACGTTTGGCGCAGTCCGGCCAACCTGACCCGCATGGCATCCATCGTGACAGATGATCTGGGCCGGATGTACCCGGATCAGGCAGAGAAGATTAACGGTAACTTGAAGAAATTACAGGCTGCTTTGTTCAAGTTGCGGGCTGAATATGAGGATAAATTTCTTGATCTGGAGTCCAACGAATTCGGCGCGTTGACCGCCGGTTACGTTTATCTTGCTGATGAATTCGGTCTCAATGTGCATTTTCATTTCCTGAAACAGGAAGATTACTGGACCGAAGGCGATGCGCAGAACCTCGGTGCATTGATCAAACAGGATGAAGTCAAAACCGTGATCTGCCCTTGGGAACCGGGCGAATTGGCTGCCAAAGTAATCGCTGATTCCGGGGCGCGGGCGGTGGTGTTGAATAAATTTGTTTATTCAAAAGGAGCGGCTCCCCTTGAGCAGCTTTTAAAGTGGTATAAGAGTAATCTTTCGGCTCTTGTTGGAAAGAGTTGA
- the feoB gene encoding ferrous iron transport protein B, with the protein MSSSNEARKDNLLVGLAGQQNAGKSTTFNMLTGANQHIANYPGVTVDKKTGFYRYKDVRVETVDLPGTYSLTSFSLEERVARDFLLTEQPDVIVNVLDSSSLKRSLYFTLQVLEMDFPIAVALNMMDVAKRNGTHVDVEKLSHRLGVDVIPTVGRRGKGKNELRDAIIATANRKEHNVLRVTYEELEPEVAALEEELGKTKMQGKYPLRWMAVKLIEGDSEAQRIVREELGENSAAQTKANEIRDKFEEDHYMDVADFMLGCRDRLATDIVESCVTEEKEGRDTITDMIDNIVLNRFAAPFFLVATVFVIYQLAIVQGYELTNYWWPYLAKVRSFIADLLPAAGLLEDPYVRSMGLWMVDSANGLLNYIPIFVILFSLIAILEDSGYMARIAFILDKLFHSFGLHGQSTLPYILGGVFAGGCAVPGVMATKGIPDERSRMATILTVPYMNCLAKIPFYTLLINVFFVEYKSWAMLFLSTFTIFAALLISKLLTSTVLKTMETAPFVMELPKYHPPTLFGVGQRAVERTWQYIKKVGSIVVAVSVCVFTLLQFPGLPAEKMAEFEGRMDQALVTFQTKIKKSSYAGQFGDVQSVVNLLNLYHDYKNDKMSIRGKEASLALNDKYKAEYPGMYMFLKPGADKDAKVVNRALRKLSSSRKSLRREMKEVRISNSFLGMVGRSLEPVTQWAGFNWKINVAIMSSFAARESSVATIGVLYQQGADENKSLEERVGSESGEGGFTPLHALAVMIFFALYPPCLATTIMIKVQTGSYKWMTFSILFPTALGFLAASVVYTGGSAANLSGIQMMGIFYGFTVLLTIALGLFNSWRKDPEPLPDFSGRVTE; encoded by the coding sequence ATGAGCAGCAGCAACGAGGCCCGCAAAGATAATCTTCTGGTCGGGCTGGCCGGACAGCAGAACGCCGGTAAATCGACGACTTTCAATATGCTTACCGGGGCGAACCAGCATATCGCCAACTATCCCGGTGTAACCGTGGACAAGAAGACAGGTTTCTACCGCTACAAAGATGTGCGGGTGGAAACCGTTGACCTTCCTGGAACTTACAGCCTGACTTCCTTTTCACTGGAAGAGCGGGTTGCCCGCGACTTTCTGCTTACCGAGCAGCCTGATGTCATTGTCAATGTTCTGGATTCCTCATCCCTGAAACGCAGCCTGTATTTTACTTTGCAGGTGCTGGAAATGGATTTTCCCATTGCCGTGGCCCTGAACATGATGGACGTTGCCAAGCGTAACGGAACCCATGTGGATGTGGAGAAGCTCAGCCACCGTCTGGGTGTTGACGTCATCCCCACTGTGGGCCGCCGGGGCAAGGGTAAGAACGAACTCCGTGACGCCATTATCGCCACCGCCAACAGGAAGGAACATAATGTTCTGCGCGTGACCTACGAAGAGCTGGAGCCCGAAGTTGCCGCTCTTGAAGAGGAGCTTGGCAAAACAAAGATGCAGGGCAAATATCCCCTGCGCTGGATGGCGGTCAAACTCATTGAGGGCGACAGTGAAGCGCAGCGCATTGTGCGCGAAGAGCTCGGCGAAAACAGCGCAGCGCAGACCAAGGCGAACGAGATCAGGGACAAGTTCGAGGAAGACCATTACATGGATGTCGCCGATTTCATGCTCGGCTGCCGTGACCGCCTTGCCACCGATATTGTCGAATCCTGCGTGACTGAAGAGAAAGAAGGCCGCGACACAATTACCGACATGATCGATAATATCGTCCTGAACCGCTTTGCCGCTCCTTTTTTTCTGGTGGCTACTGTTTTCGTCATTTACCAGCTTGCCATTGTGCAGGGCTATGAGCTGACCAACTACTGGTGGCCTTACCTCGCCAAAGTGAGAAGTTTCATCGCTGATCTCCTGCCCGCTGCCGGATTGCTGGAAGATCCCTATGTCCGTTCCATGGGCTTGTGGATGGTGGACTCCGCCAACGGTCTGCTCAACTATATTCCTATTTTTGTGATCCTCTTTTCGCTGATCGCCATACTGGAAGACAGCGGATACATGGCCCGTATCGCTTTTATTCTGGATAAACTTTTCCATTCCTTCGGTCTGCACGGGCAGTCGACCCTACCTTATATTCTGGGCGGCGTATTCGCCGGGGGCTGTGCGGTTCCCGGTGTTATGGCTACCAAAGGTATCCCGGACGAGCGTTCCAGAATGGCTACTATTCTCACTGTTCCGTACATGAACTGCCTGGCCAAGATTCCGTTTTATACTTTGCTGATCAACGTATTTTTTGTTGAGTATAAATCGTGGGCCATGCTTTTTCTGTCCACTTTTACCATCTTCGCGGCCCTGCTGATTTCAAAGCTTTTGACCTCCACGGTGCTCAAAACCATGGAGACCGCTCCCTTTGTCATGGAACTGCCCAAGTACCATCCCCCTACCCTGTTCGGAGTAGGGCAGAGGGCTGTTGAGCGCACATGGCAGTACATCAAGAAGGTCGGTTCCATTGTTGTTGCCGTTTCCGTCTGCGTGTTCACCCTGCTTCAGTTCCCCGGCCTTCCGGCTGAGAAGATGGCTGAATTCGAGGGGCGTATGGATCAGGCTCTGGTGACCTTCCAGACCAAAATCAAGAAAAGTTCCTATGCCGGACAGTTTGGCGATGTTCAGTCTGTTGTGAACCTGCTCAACCTGTACCACGACTACAAGAACGACAAGATGTCCATCCGCGGCAAGGAAGCTTCACTGGCTCTTAATGACAAGTACAAAGCTGAATATCCGGGCATGTACATGTTCCTCAAGCCCGGAGCGGATAAGGACGCCAAGGTTGTGAACCGTGCTTTGCGTAAACTTTCTTCCTCCCGTAAGTCATTGCGCCGTGAGATGAAGGAAGTCCGCATCAGCAACAGCTTTCTGGGCATGGTCGGGCGCAGCCTTGAACCTGTGACCCAGTGGGCCGGGTTCAACTGGAAAATCAACGTGGCGATCATGTCATCCTTTGCGGCCCGTGAATCCAGCGTTGCCACCATCGGTGTGCTTTACCAGCAGGGCGCGGATGAAAATAAAAGCCTTGAAGAGCGCGTGGGCAGCGAGTCCGGCGAAGGCGGATTCACCCCGCTGCACGCTCTGGCGGTCATGATTTTCTTCGCCCTTTACCCGCCTTGTCTGGCGACCACCATCATGATCAAAGTCCAGACCGGATCGTATAAATGGATGACCTTCTCCATTCTTTTTCCTACCGCCCTCGGCTTTCTGGCTGCATCGGTGGTTTATACCGGCGGCAGTGCCGCGAACCTAAGCGGAATCCAGATGATGGGGATATTCTACGGATTCACGGTTCTGCTGACCATTGCGCTGGGGCTGTTCAACAGCTGGCGCAAGGACCCGGAACCGCTGCCTGATTTCAGCGGACGGGTGACCGAGTAA
- a CDS encoding DUF6162 family protein produces the protein MGHTDNAGCVKVIRPSSSGTETKFVFAAMLLTLVVCASSIALRHISKKEYSLPDWQINAFDSLNPQELAVYNGLVSAGAEIDAIHADDNNRWPTVAELEEDFIPPFTKDSGWEKDGRIFWQRKILDSGYSHLALYRGISKESDKIRGTFLLAMIHDHVKKQGNAVSDAQAELDSFKIDSYETTPQPAEKKFPAMTTGMEEMDSEQPHVHPQGGHKVKQGHAPYEIWFHAANDKSFPTIITDQALINAGWKEIVSRSGEDEMKRTKGEEFN, from the coding sequence ATGGGCCATACAGATAATGCGGGTTGCGTAAAAGTGATCCGTCCCTCCAGTTCCGGCACGGAAACAAAATTTGTTTTCGCGGCCATGCTGCTTACGCTTGTTGTTTGTGCTTCCAGCATCGCACTCAGGCATATTTCCAAAAAAGAATATTCCCTTCCCGATTGGCAGATCAATGCCTTTGATTCACTCAACCCGCAGGAACTTGCGGTGTACAACGGACTGGTAAGTGCCGGGGCCGAAATCGATGCCATCCACGCGGATGATAATAACCGCTGGCCGACCGTTGCCGAGTTGGAAGAAGATTTTATTCCCCCTTTTACTAAGGACAGCGGCTGGGAAAAAGATGGCCGTATCTTTTGGCAAAGAAAAATTTTGGACAGCGGATATTCACATTTGGCCCTCTACCGGGGCATTTCAAAAGAGAGTGATAAGATCAGGGGAACTTTCCTGCTGGCTATGATTCATGACCATGTAAAAAAGCAGGGTAATGCCGTGTCCGATGCACAGGCGGAACTCGATTCTTTTAAAATAGATTCCTATGAGACAACTCCGCAGCCCGCAGAGAAAAAATTTCCTGCCATGACCACAGGTATGGAGGAGATGGATTCCGAGCAGCCGCATGTTCACCCGCAGGGGGGGCATAAGGTCAAGCAGGGCCACGCTCCTTATGAAATCTGGTTTCATGCTGCAAACGATAAATCTTTTCCCACCATAATTACGGATCAGGCCTTGATTAACGCTGGCTGGAAGGAAATAGTCTCCCGCAGCGGAGAAGACGAAATGAAACGCACCAAGGGCGAGGAGTTCAATTAA
- a CDS encoding DUF4198 domain-containing protein: MKARFILPLAALFVLAFGSSAFAHFMVMYTPEIAMDKGQEMDMRIAFTHPAEAGHMMDMGGIEEFYVISQRGDSKAKKKDLKQYLKEITWKNPHSSAPAYEAKIPKKLVRSMGDYVFVMKPGYYFEKEEDVYMQQITKLIANVGGVPGNWAEPVGLPCEIVPLIKPYGVWTGNVFKAQVLSEGKPVAGAEVEVEYMSHMPNLKTNSMPAESSVDYPHDSFVTQTIFSDANGYITFGIPKAGWWGFAALGVGPEKEYKGKELGQDAVIWIKAEDMK; the protein is encoded by the coding sequence ATGAAAGCTCGTTTTATTCTTCCTTTGGCCGCACTTTTCGTGCTCGCATTCGGCAGCAGTGCCTTTGCCCACTTCATGGTAATGTACACTCCTGAAATCGCTATGGATAAGGGGCAGGAAATGGACATGCGTATCGCATTCACCCACCCGGCTGAAGCAGGGCACATGATGGACATGGGCGGCATTGAGGAATTCTATGTCATCAGCCAGCGCGGTGATTCCAAAGCGAAGAAAAAAGACCTCAAGCAGTACCTGAAAGAAATTACCTGGAAAAACCCCCACTCCAGTGCTCCCGCTTATGAAGCTAAGATCCCCAAGAAGCTCGTTCGTTCTATGGGTGACTATGTTTTTGTCATGAAGCCCGGCTACTACTTTGAAAAAGAAGAAGACGTTTACATGCAGCAGATCACCAAACTCATCGCTAACGTTGGCGGCGTTCCCGGTAACTGGGCTGAGCCTGTAGGTCTTCCCTGCGAAATCGTGCCTCTGATCAAGCCTTACGGCGTATGGACCGGAAACGTGTTCAAAGCTCAGGTACTTTCCGAAGGCAAGCCTGTTGCTGGTGCTGAAGTTGAAGTTGAGTACATGAGCCACATGCCCAATCTCAAAACCAACTCCATGCCCGCAGAATCCTCTGTTGATTACCCCCACGATTCCTTCGTGACCCAGACCATTTTCTCCGATGCAAACGGCTACATCACCTTCGGTATTCCCAAGGCTGGCTGGTGGGGCTTCGCAGCTTTGGGCGTAGGTCCTGAAAAAGAATACAAAGGTAAAGAACTCGGTCAGGATGCAGTTATCTGGATCAAAGCCGAAGACATGAAATAA
- a CDS encoding HMA2 domain-containing protein — protein MEKVRVKHSLPHRVRIKLPAVRNAKTASSLEKYAEDIEGIHWARANRLCAGLVVRFDGSVYTEKEVVDMFKNQATQRVM, from the coding sequence ATGGAAAAAGTTAGAGTAAAACACAGTTTGCCCCACCGAGTGAGAATTAAGCTTCCCGCTGTGCGCAATGCCAAGACTGCCAGCAGTCTTGAAAAATACGCTGAAGATATTGAAGGCATCCACTGGGCACGGGCAAACAGGCTTTGCGCCGGACTCGTGGTCCGTTTTGACGGTTCTGTATATACTGAAAAGGAAGTAGTCGATATGTTTAAAAATCAGGCTACTCAGAGGGTTATGTAA
- a CDS encoding heavy metal translocating P-type ATPase has product MSTAKAHGPRIVHETAKRIRFKWSRLLSPELDPDYLEAWLSNLPGVDAARINPPARSLVIKYDGTADNREQILAGFERIPSDAFGKKEPAGRRRRLIDAAFSAHLAAVLPFVPPAVQAPVAIAMGGPVVLSGLDSLINEGLTARVLDMTTIGASLLRTDFTTAASIAAMVVVGDYLRTMTDDKSNSLLKSLTADPVDKVWVKQDGKEQGISFDEVKIGDTVLCGNGDLVAVDGVVTKGEALLDKSSITGESTPVTVTAGDEIISGSVVVEGKLEISATQTGADTSMARIAEFMTRALQEQSKAEKQSDRLADALTPITLGLGAALYAVTGDMERALSVLTIDFACAVKFPAPVVIKTSMHTAAKEGILFKSGSALEYLAEVDAVVFDKTGTLTCGELAVTDIELCADYDEDEFIRLASAVEDRYGHPVGLAIIRNAEERNLTPHPATEIDLTIAHGVSGMVGGKLIRVGNRHFIADDCGVDCSAVSEKAAELRAEGKTLVYVSADGELIGIAALMDTIRDEAAEIVESLKENGIKKVIMLTGDHKGTADFFAAQFQHVDEIRAELTPDKKAAEVKRLQDEGYKVAVVGDGVNDAPAFTVANVGICMSQSTGLARESAQIVLTKNSLHGLLDARSISLRVNTILKNCFRTGVGVNVGLMGAATAGLLKPTAAAALHNLNTFAILGAAAWSSSRRI; this is encoded by the coding sequence ATGAGCACAGCAAAAGCTCACGGACCGCGCATAGTCCATGAGACTGCCAAGCGTATCCGCTTCAAATGGTCCAGACTTCTCAGCCCGGAGCTTGACCCGGATTATCTGGAAGCATGGCTCAGCAATCTGCCCGGAGTGGATGCGGCAAGGATCAATCCCCCGGCCCGCAGTCTGGTCATTAAATATGATGGCACAGCGGACAACCGCGAGCAGATTCTCGCCGGGTTTGAGCGCATTCCCAGTGATGCCTTCGGTAAAAAGGAACCTGCCGGGCGCAGGCGCAGATTGATTGACGCCGCCTTCAGCGCACATCTTGCCGCAGTCCTGCCCTTCGTGCCTCCGGCTGTACAGGCCCCGGTAGCCATTGCCATGGGCGGACCGGTGGTTCTCAGCGGACTCGATTCTTTGATCAACGAAGGGCTTACGGCCCGTGTTCTCGATATGACCACCATCGGAGCCAGTCTGCTCAGAACCGATTTCACCACCGCCGCTTCAATCGCGGCCATGGTGGTGGTCGGTGATTATCTGCGCACCATGACTGACGACAAATCCAACTCCCTGCTCAAAAGCCTGACCGCCGATCCGGTGGACAAGGTCTGGGTCAAACAGGACGGCAAAGAACAGGGCATCAGCTTCGATGAAGTCAAAATCGGCGATACAGTCCTTTGCGGCAACGGAGATCTGGTCGCCGTGGACGGGGTGGTCACAAAAGGTGAAGCCCTGCTCGATAAAAGCTCCATCACCGGGGAATCAACTCCGGTCACTGTCACTGCGGGTGATGAAATCATTTCGGGCAGCGTGGTTGTGGAAGGTAAGTTGGAGATTTCCGCCACACAAACCGGTGCCGACACCAGCATGGCCCGCATTGCCGAGTTCATGACCCGCGCATTGCAGGAACAATCCAAAGCCGAAAAACAAAGTGACCGCCTTGCCGATGCACTGACTCCCATAACACTGGGACTCGGAGCCGCACTTTACGCTGTCACCGGCGACATGGAGCGGGCTTTATCCGTACTGACCATTGATTTCGCCTGCGCGGTAAAATTCCCGGCTCCGGTGGTCATCAAGACCTCCATGCACACCGCCGCCAAGGAGGGGATACTCTTTAAGAGCGGATCTGCCCTTGAATATCTGGCCGAGGTTGATGCCGTCGTCTTTGACAAAACCGGGACCCTGACCTGCGGAGAACTGGCAGTCACAGACATCGAACTCTGCGCCGACTATGATGAAGATGAATTCATCAGGCTGGCCTCGGCGGTGGAAGACCGCTACGGGCATCCTGTCGGTCTGGCTATCATCCGCAATGCCGAGGAGCGGAACCTGACACCGCACCCGGCCACGGAAATCGACCTGACCATAGCCCACGGTGTCAGCGGCATGGTGGGCGGGAAACTGATCCGGGTCGGCAACCGCCATTTTATTGCTGATGATTGCGGGGTGGACTGCTCCGCTGTTTCCGAAAAAGCAGCAGAACTACGCGCTGAAGGCAAAACCCTTGTCTATGTTTCCGCTGACGGAGAGCTGATCGGTATTGCCGCACTCATGGACACCATCCGTGATGAAGCCGCAGAGATTGTTGAATCATTAAAGGAAAACGGCATCAAAAAAGTAATCATGCTTACCGGGGACCATAAAGGGACCGCAGATTTCTTTGCCGCGCAGTTCCAGCACGTGGATGAAATCAGGGCTGAACTAACCCCGGACAAAAAGGCAGCCGAGGTAAAAAGACTTCAGGACGAAGGATACAAAGTCGCGGTGGTGGGTGACGGGGTAAATGATGCCCCGGCCTTCACTGTAGCCAACGTGGGCATCTGCATGTCCCAAAGTACCGGACTGGCCCGTGAATCCGCACAAATTGTCCTGACCAAGAATTCCCTGCACGGGTTGCTTGATGCACGCAGCATTTCACTGCGGGTTAATACTATTCTGAAGAACTGCTTCAGGACCGGAGTGGGAGTCAATGTGGGACTCATGGGCGCGGCCACTGCCGGGCTGCTTAAGCCCACCGCAGCAGCAGCCCTGCATAACCTGAACACCTTCGCCATACTCGGCGCGGCAGCTTGGAGTTCTTCTCGAAGAATATAG
- a CDS encoding FeoA family protein: protein MPGRGKGHGRGKGQGHGRNCKCCTLREVSSGKKVKIRCHHAKGAVRQRLLDLGFVPQTDIEVIRRAPLGDPIECRVANYKVALRKSEACLIEVEQY, encoded by the coding sequence ATGCCGGGACGTGGAAAAGGTCATGGACGTGGAAAAGGGCAGGGGCATGGCAGGAATTGCAAGTGCTGCACACTCAGGGAAGTAAGCTCTGGTAAAAAGGTAAAGATTCGCTGCCATCATGCCAAAGGTGCGGTTCGCCAGAGACTGCTTGATCTCGGCTTCGTACCTCAGACCGATATTGAAGTGATTCGCAGGGCTCCCCTTGGAGACCCCATTGAGTGCCGTGTTGCCAACTACAAGGTGGCACTTAGAAAATCAGAAGCCTGCCTCATTGAAGTTGAGCAGTACTAA
- a CDS encoding metal ABC transporter ATP-binding protein — translation MKTEISLEKGPSIHFNNVGLKLGGNQILDKVAFKVESGSIHCIIGPNGGGKTSLLRCLLGQMPHSGDITVCWNGKSTVGYVPQALDFDDTLPMTVVDFMTMVGQKRRPAFLGLKKDRSAEVLQALKRVGMAEKMERPFGSLSGGERQRVLLAQSLMPSPKLLILDEPATGLDKAGAAIMHKIIEDLCAAGTTVLIIHHDLAVVRDMAHGVTCINRSVLFSGDPQQELTTERIFTVFSSN, via the coding sequence ATGAAGACTGAAATCAGTTTGGAAAAAGGGCCTTCCATTCATTTTAATAATGTAGGCCTGAAGCTGGGCGGCAATCAAATTCTGGATAAAGTCGCGTTCAAGGTTGAATCCGGTTCCATTCATTGCATTATCGGTCCCAACGGCGGCGGCAAGACCTCGCTCCTGCGCTGCCTGCTGGGCCAGATGCCGCACAGCGGGGATATTACGGTCTGCTGGAACGGCAAATCCACCGTAGGTTATGTGCCGCAGGCTCTTGATTTTGACGATACCCTGCCCATGACCGTAGTCGATTTCATGACCATGGTCGGTCAGAAAAGGCGTCCCGCATTTCTGGGTTTGAAAAAGGACCGGAGCGCGGAAGTTTTGCAGGCCCTGAAAAGGGTCGGGATGGCTGAAAAGATGGAGCGGCCTTTCGGCTCCCTGTCCGGCGGTGAGAGGCAGCGGGTGCTGCTGGCCCAGTCGCTGATGCCCAGTCCCAAGCTGCTCATCCTTGATGAACCCGCCACCGGGCTTGATAAGGCCGGAGCGGCTATCATGCATAAGATCATCGAAGACCTCTGTGCAGCCGGGACCACCGTGCTTATTATTCACCACGATCTCGCAGTAGTGCGTGATATGGCCCACGGGGTGACCTGCATCAACCGCTCTGTGCTCTTTTCCGGTGATCCGCAGCAGGAACTTACTACCGAACGTATTTTTACTGTTTTTTCTTCTAATTAA